Within Xanthomonas theicola, the genomic segment GGCGCCGGGCAAGACCCGCCAGGACTACGTCGACCGGCTCGAGTTCGAGCTGGACACCATCATCGAGATGGGCTTCCCCGGCTACTTCCTGATCGTGGCCGACTTCATCCAGTGGGGCAAGGCGCAGGGCATCCCGATCGGCCCGGGCCGCGGCTCCGGCGCCGGCTCGCTGGTGGCGTGGGCGCTGCAGATCACCGACCTGGACCCGCTGCCGTACAACCTGCTGTTCGAGCGCTTCCTCAATCCCGAACGCGTGTCGATGCCCGACTTCGACATCGACTTCTGCATGGACCGCCGCGACGAGGTCATCGACTACGTCGCGCGCAAGTACGGGCGCGACCGGGTCAGCCAGATCATCACCTACGGCACCATGGCGGCCAAGGCCGTGGTGCGCGACTGCGGCCGCGTGCTCGGCTTCCCGTATGGCCTGGTCGACGGCGTGGCCAAGCTGATCCCGAACGTCCTCGGCATCACCCTGAAGGACGCGATGGGCGAAGGCAAGGACAGCGAGATGGCCTCGCCGGAGCTGATCCAGCGCTACCAGGCCGAGGACGACGTGCGCGACCTGATGGACCTGGCGCGGCAGCTGGAGGACCTGACCCGCAACGCCGGCAAGCACGCCGGCGGCGTGGTGATCGCGCCGACGCCGCTGTCCGACTTCTGCCCGCTGTTCGCCGAACACGACGTCGACCACCTGGGCAGGAATCCGGTCACCCAGTTCGACAAGGACGACGTCGAGCAGGTCGGCCTGGTCAAGTTCGACTTCCTCGGCCTGCGCACGCTGACCATCATCGACTGGGCGGTGAAGGCGATCAACGCGCGCCATGCGCGCGCCGGCGTCCCGCCGGTGGACATCGCCGCGATCCCGCTCGACGACGCACCCACCTACAAGGGCATCTTCGCCTCGGGCAACACCGGGGCGGTGTTCCAGTTCGAATCCTCGGGCATGCGCCGGCTGCTGAAGGACGCCAAGCCCGACCGCTTCGAGGACCTGATCGCGCTGGTGTCGCTGTACCGCCCCGGCCCGATGGACCTGATCCCGGACTTCAACGCGCGCAAGCACGGCCAGCAGGAGATCGTCTACCCCGATCCGCGCACCGAGGCGATCCTGAAAGACACCTACGGCATCATGGTGTACCAGGAACAGGTGATGCAGATGGCGCAGATCGTCGGCGCCTACTCGCTGGGCGGCGCCGACCTGCTGCGCCGCGCGATGGGCAAGAAGGTGCCGGCGGAGATGGCCAAGCATCGCGAGATCTTCCGCGAGGGTGCGGCCAAGGGCGGCGTCGGCCAGGCCAAGGCCGACGAAATCTTCGACCTGATGGAGAAGTTCGCCGGCTACGGCTTCAACAAGTCGCACGCCGCCGCCTACGCGCTGGTCAGCTACCAGACCGCGTGGCTGAAACGGCACTACCCGGCCGAGTTCATGGCCGCCACCCTGTCCTCGGACATGGACAATACCGACAAGGTGGTCGGCTTCCTCGACGAGGTGCGCAATCTCGGCCTGAGCGTGCTGCCGCCGCGGCTCAACGCCTCGGCGTACATGTTCGCCGCGGCCACCGCGGACACCATCCAGTACGGCCTGGGCGCAATCAAGGGTGTGGGCCGCGGCGCGTGCGAGGCGATCGTGGCCGAGCGCGAGCGCGGCGGCGACTACGCCTCGCTGCTGGATTTCTGCACGCGTGTGGAATCGGCCAAGCTCAACAAGCGCACCCTGGAAGCGCTGATCAACGCCGGCGCGATGGACGGGCTGGGCAGCAACCGCGCCACACTGATGCTGCAGCTGCCGGAGGTGATGAAGGCCACCGAGCAGATGGCGCGCGAGCGCGCCTCCGGGCAGAACTCGCTGTTCGGCGGCGCCGACGCCAGCGCCCCGGCGCTGCACCTGGATCTGTCGGAAAGCAAGGAATGGCCGCTGGGCCAGTTGCTGACCGGCGAGCGCGAGACGCTGGGCTTCTATCTCAGCGGCCATCCGTTCGATCCCTTCCGCGAGGAAGTGCGCGAACTGGTCGGCTGCGACCTGAGCGCGCTGGAAAAGATCTGCGCGCAATCCGGCGGCGGACGCGGCGGTGGCGGCGACGGCGAAAAACGCGCCTGGCGCCCGGAAACCAGCGCGATCCTCGCCGGCCAGGTGGTCGGGGTGCGGCGCAAGGGCGACAGCCAGGTGTTCGTGCAGCTCGAGGACGGCCGCGGCCGGGTCGAGTGCAGCGCGTTCACCGACGCCATCGCCGAGTTCGGCCACCTGCTCACCCGCGACCGCATCCTGATCGTCAAGGGCGGCGTGCGCGAGGACGAATTCAACGGCGGCTATGCGCTGCGCATCCGCCAGTGCTGGGACTACGAACAGATCTGCACCCACCACGCGCAGCGCCTGTCGCTGCGCCTGGACCTGCGCCAGCGCAGCACCTGGCCGCGCATCGACGCGCTGCTGGCGCGCCACCGCCCCGGCAAGACGCCGCTGCGCCTGGACCTGCTGCTGCAGTCCGAACAAGGCGCCGTGGCCGGCATGCTCGACCTCAACGGCAGCCATTCGGTGCGCGTGGACCCACAGCTGCTGGACACCCTGCGCGCCGATCCGGGCGTGTGCGCGGTGAAGGTGAAATACAGCCCGCCGTGGGCGTAGGAGCCGGGACTGGGGACCGGGGACTGGGGACCCGGAAGGGCTAAAGGCCGTTGCTTTCGATTTTCCGGGTCCCCAGTCCCCAGTCCCCAGTCCCGAGCTTCACTCCCCCCACGGGCCAACCGCATCGGTTCGGCTAAACTCCACCCCTTACGTTCACGACGGCGTCCAATGAACCCGAACTACCTCGACTTCGAGCAACCCATCGCCGATCTGGAAGCCAAGATCCAGGAACTGCGCAACGCCAGCACCGGCCCGGCAGTCAATGTCGACACCGAAGTGCGGGCCCTGCGGGACAAGCTGCGGGTGCGCACCGCGCAGATCTTCCGAGACCTGTCGTCGTGGCAGATCTCGCAACTGGCGCGGCATCCGCAGCGCCCGTACACGCTGGACTACATCGACGTGTTCTGCGACGAGTTCCAGGAGCTGGCCGGCGACCGCGCCTTCGCCGACGACAAGGCCATCGTCGGCGGCCTCGGCCGCATCGACGGGCGTCCGGTGGTCATCATCGGCCACCAGAAGGGCCGCGACACCAAGAGCAAGGTCGCGCGCAACTTCGGCATGCCGCGCCCGGAGGGCTACCGCAAGGCGCTGCGGCTGATGAAGCTGGCCGAGCGCTTCAAGCTGCCGCTGCTGACCTTCATCGACACCCCCGGCGCCTACCCCGGCATCGGCGCCGAAGAGCGCGGCCAGAGCGAGGCGATCGCGCGCAACCTGCTGGAGATGGCCGAACTGAAAGTGCCGGTGATCTGCACCGTGATCGGCGAAGGCGGCTCCGGCGGCGCGCTGGCGATCGGCGTCGGCGACCGCACCTTGATGCTGGAGTACGGCACCTACTCGGTGATCTCGCCGGAAGGCTGCGCCTCGATCCTGTGGAAGGACGCCGGCAAGGCCAAGGACGCCGCCGAGCAGCTCGGCCTGACCGCCCAGCGCCTGTCCGCGCTGGGCCTGGTCGACAAGGTGGTGCGCGAGCCGATCGGCGGCGCGCACCGCAACCCCACGCAGATGGCCAGGCGCCTGAAGGCGGTGCTGCTCAACGAACTGGACGCGCTGGACCGGCTGCCGATCGCGCAACTGCTGCAGAAGCGCTACGAGCGCCTGCGCGGCTACGGGGCGTACGAAGCGGCCTGATCGCAACGACAGGCGAGCGTTGACACACCCCCAAGCCGCACCGCTTTCGCCCTAGCTGCTCGGGCACGCCATGACCGGATCGGCCAACCCGGAATGCCCCGAGTCCCGAGTCCCGTCAAAACGGCTTCGCCAGCACCAGCCAGATCACCAGCAGCAGCGCCACCACCGGCAGTTCGTTGAACAGGCGCAGCGCGCGCGAGGACGGCAGCGCGCGCGCCTGCGCCACGCCCTTGAGCCAGCGCCCGCTGAACACGTAATAGACCAGCATCAACGCCACCAGGCCCAGCTTGGCGTGCAGCCAGCCGCTGTGGCCGGGCGCGACCATGGTCGGGAAGTCGGGCAGGACCTTGTAGCCCAGCCACAGCGTCAGCCCCAGCAGCAGCGCCAGGCCGAACATCATGTGGCCGAAACGGTACAGGCGCCGCCCCATCAGCAGCAGCCGCACCTGCACCTCCGGCTGCCCCGCGCTCTCGGCGACGTTGACCAGGATCCGCGGCAGGTAGAACACCGCCGCCATCCATGCGACCACGAACAACAGGTGCAGGGACTTGATCCACAGATAGAGTTGCATGCGCTGGCTCCGGGTCGCTGGCGTAGGATGTCACGCCATTTTCGCCGATTCGCATCGCGCCCGCACGGATCACCCAACCCGCATGGACAAACAGTACGACGCCGCCTATTTCCAACGCTGGTATCGCCGCGACGGCATCGGCGACGCCGCGCGTCTGGCGCGCAAGGTCGCGCTCGCCGTCGCCCAGGCCGAGTACTACCTGGAACGGCCGGTCCGCAACGTGCTCGACATCGGCTGCGGCGAAGGCGCCTGGCGCGCCCCGCTGCTCAAGCTGCGGCCGAAACTGAGCTACCTGGGCTTCGACAGCAGCGACTACGCGGTGGCGCGCTATGGCCGCCATCGCAACCTGCATCCGGCGCGGTTCGGCGATTTCGCCTGGCTGCGGCCGTGCGCGCCGGTGGACCTGCTGGTGTGTTCGGACGTGCTGCATTACGTGCCCAGCCGCCAATTGCGCCAGGGCCTGCCGGGCCTGGCCGAGCTGTGCGGCGGGGTCGCCTTCCTGGAGACCTTCGCCGCCGAGGACGCGTTCGACGGCGACCACGCCGGCTTCCAGCCGCGTGCGGCGCGCTGGTATCGGCGCCAGTTTGGTGTACTGGGGCTGCGCCCGGTGGGCAGTCATTGCTGGCTGTCGCCAGCGCTGGCGCGGGATGTGGCGGCACTGGAGACGATCGGTCTGGCGCCCCATTAAGGTGCAACCACACCGGATAGGCTATGCTGCACGGCAGCATACGCGCAGGATGGAAACACCGGCATGCTCTACCAGTGGCACGAACTGACCCGCAACCTGCTCGCTCCCTGGGTCCACCAGGCCGCGGCCAACGCCAAGATCTTCTCCGACGCCAATAGTCTGTGGGCCACGCTGCCCGGCGCCGAGCGCCTGGCCGCCGGCAACGAACTGCTGCATCGGCTCGGCAAGGACTACGAGAAGCCGGCCTGGGCGCTGGACCACGTCGAGGTCGACGGCCATCCGTTGCCGATCGTTGAGCAGGAAGTGCTGCGCAAGCCGTTCTGCCGCCTGCTGCGCTTCAAGCGCTTCAGCGACGACGCCAAGGTGGTGGCCGCGCTCAAGCGGCAGCCGGCGGTGCTGGTGGTGGCGCCGCTGTCCGGCCACCACGCCACGCTGCTGCGCGATACCGTGCGCACCCTGCTGCGCGACCACAAGGTCTACGTCACCGATTGGATCGACGCGCGCATGGTGCCGCAGCGCGACGGCGACTTCGGCCTGGACGACTACGTCAACTACGTGCAGGAGTTCATCCGCCACATCGGCGCCGACACGCTGCACGTGATCAGCGTGTGCCAGCCGACCGTGCCGGTGCTGGCCGCGGTGTCGCTGATGGCCGGCCGCGGCGAGACCACGCCGCGCTCGCTGGTGATGATGGGCGGGCCGATCGACGCGCGCCGCAACCCGACCGAAGTCAACGACCTGGCCACGCGCAATCCGCTGTCCTGGTTCGAGCGCAACGTCATCCACACCGTGCCGCAGGCATATCCGGGCCATGGCCGCGCGGTGTACCCGGGCTTCCTGCAGCACACCGGGTTCCTGGCGATGAACCCCAGCCGGCACTTCATGTCGCACTGGGATTTCTACGCCAACCTGGTCAAGGGCGACCTGCAGGACGTCGAGGCGCATCGCCGCTTCTACGACGAATACAACGCGGTGCTGGACATGCCGGCGACCTACTACCTGCACACCATCCGGGTGGTGTTCCAGGAATTCCTGCTGCCGCGCGGGGAGTGGGTGATCGGCGGCGAGCGCGTGGACCCGGCGGCGATCCGCGACACCGCGCTGCTCAGCATCGAAGGCGAGCTGGACGACATCTCCGGGCTGGGCCAGACCGCCGCCGCGCACGACCTGTGCACCGGCATCGCCGCGCACCGCCGGCAGCACCTGGAAGTGGAAGGCGCCGGCCACTACGGCATCTTCAGCGGCCGCCGCTGGCGCGACATCGTCTATCCGCAGGTGCGCGGGTTCATCGCCGCCAACGCGTCCGCCGCCGCGCGCGCGCCGGGCGGCAACGTCACCCCGCTCAAGCGCCGCGGCAGCCGCAAGGCCGGTTGAGCGGGGTGCGGCGTGCCGCCGCCCCACGCGGCGGCCATTGGCAGACGCCGCTGCCTGGGCAAGAATCGGTCACCGTCCTGCTGGCTGCCCCCATGTCCCCGCGCCCCGCCCTGCTCGCCCTCGCACTGCTGTCCGCCACCGCGGCCGCCCCGGCCGCGCCATATCGCAGCCCGCAGCAGATCCTGGACGCGTCCAAGCCCAGCGACTGGCGCACGCTGGATCCGGCCAACACGCTGTACCTGGACCTGGACACTGGCCGCGTGGTCATCGAACTGGCGCCGGCGTTCGCGCCGGAGCATGTCGGCAACATCCGCACCCTGGCCCACGAGCACTTCTGGGACGGCCT encodes:
- the dnaE gene encoding DNA polymerase III subunit alpha — protein: MSTSRFAHLHVHTEFSLADSTIRVPEKPDQADPKKAKQANLLSRAVELGLPALAVTDLNNLFALVKFYKAAEGVGIKPIAGADLLIADGTQAPWRLTVLCRDRDGYLSLSRLLTRAWLEGHRNEGGVAIRPEWLQAGSDNLFALAGRDSLAGRLAGEGRHDLAEQQLADWQRIFGDGLHLELTRTGRDGEDAFNRFALHAAGMRGLPVVASNDVRFLYASDFAAHEARVCISSGRVLDDPKRPRDYSDQQYLKSSEEMAALFADIPDAIANTLALAQRCNLQMQLGSYFLPAYPVPDDETLDSWIRSQSRDGLAARLEKNPLAPGKTRQDYVDRLEFELDTIIEMGFPGYFLIVADFIQWGKAQGIPIGPGRGSGAGSLVAWALQITDLDPLPYNLLFERFLNPERVSMPDFDIDFCMDRRDEVIDYVARKYGRDRVSQIITYGTMAAKAVVRDCGRVLGFPYGLVDGVAKLIPNVLGITLKDAMGEGKDSEMASPELIQRYQAEDDVRDLMDLARQLEDLTRNAGKHAGGVVIAPTPLSDFCPLFAEHDVDHLGRNPVTQFDKDDVEQVGLVKFDFLGLRTLTIIDWAVKAINARHARAGVPPVDIAAIPLDDAPTYKGIFASGNTGAVFQFESSGMRRLLKDAKPDRFEDLIALVSLYRPGPMDLIPDFNARKHGQQEIVYPDPRTEAILKDTYGIMVYQEQVMQMAQIVGAYSLGGADLLRRAMGKKVPAEMAKHREIFREGAAKGGVGQAKADEIFDLMEKFAGYGFNKSHAAAYALVSYQTAWLKRHYPAEFMAATLSSDMDNTDKVVGFLDEVRNLGLSVLPPRLNASAYMFAAATADTIQYGLGAIKGVGRGACEAIVAERERGGDYASLLDFCTRVESAKLNKRTLEALINAGAMDGLGSNRATLMLQLPEVMKATEQMARERASGQNSLFGGADASAPALHLDLSESKEWPLGQLLTGERETLGFYLSGHPFDPFREEVRELVGCDLSALEKICAQSGGGRGGGGDGEKRAWRPETSAILAGQVVGVRRKGDSQVFVQLEDGRGRVECSAFTDAIAEFGHLLTRDRILIVKGGVREDEFNGGYALRIRQCWDYEQICTHHAQRLSLRLDLRQRSTWPRIDALLARHRPGKTPLRLDLLLQSEQGAVAGMLDLNGSHSVRVDPQLLDTLRADPGVCAVKVKYSPPWA
- a CDS encoding acetyl-CoA carboxylase carboxyltransferase subunit alpha; protein product: MNPNYLDFEQPIADLEAKIQELRNASTGPAVNVDTEVRALRDKLRVRTAQIFRDLSSWQISQLARHPQRPYTLDYIDVFCDEFQELAGDRAFADDKAIVGGLGRIDGRPVVIIGHQKGRDTKSKVARNFGMPRPEGYRKALRLMKLAERFKLPLLTFIDTPGAYPGIGAEERGQSEAIARNLLEMAELKVPVICTVIGEGGSGGALAIGVGDRTLMLEYGTYSVISPEGCASILWKDAGKAKDAAEQLGLTAQRLSALGLVDKVVREPIGGAHRNPTQMARRLKAVLLNELDALDRLPIAQLLQKRYERLRGYGAYEAA
- a CDS encoding CopD family protein, translating into MQLYLWIKSLHLLFVVAWMAAVFYLPRILVNVAESAGQPEVQVRLLLMGRRLYRFGHMMFGLALLLGLTLWLGYKVLPDFPTMVAPGHSGWLHAKLGLVALMLVYYVFSGRWLKGVAQARALPSSRALRLFNELPVVALLLVIWLVLAKPF
- a CDS encoding class I SAM-dependent methyltransferase; amino-acid sequence: MDKQYDAAYFQRWYRRDGIGDAARLARKVALAVAQAEYYLERPVRNVLDIGCGEGAWRAPLLKLRPKLSYLGFDSSDYAVARYGRHRNLHPARFGDFAWLRPCAPVDLLVCSDVLHYVPSRQLRQGLPGLAELCGGVAFLETFAAEDAFDGDHAGFQPRAARWYRRQFGVLGLRPVGSHCWLSPALARDVAALETIGLAPH
- a CDS encoding polyhydroxyalkanoate depolymerase, whose protein sequence is MLYQWHELTRNLLAPWVHQAAANAKIFSDANSLWATLPGAERLAAGNELLHRLGKDYEKPAWALDHVEVDGHPLPIVEQEVLRKPFCRLLRFKRFSDDAKVVAALKRQPAVLVVAPLSGHHATLLRDTVRTLLRDHKVYVTDWIDARMVPQRDGDFGLDDYVNYVQEFIRHIGADTLHVISVCQPTVPVLAAVSLMAGRGETTPRSLVMMGGPIDARRNPTEVNDLATRNPLSWFERNVIHTVPQAYPGHGRAVYPGFLQHTGFLAMNPSRHFMSHWDFYANLVKGDLQDVEAHRRFYDEYNAVLDMPATYYLHTIRVVFQEFLLPRGEWVIGGERVDPAAIRDTALLSIEGELDDISGLGQTAAAHDLCTGIAAHRRQHLEVEGAGHYGIFSGRRWRDIVYPQVRGFIAANASAAARAPGGNVTPLKRRGSRKAG